The Ornithinimicrobium faecis region AGACCAGGCGCCCACGCGCTCGGTCGACCCTGAGACCAGGCGCCCACGCGCTCGGTCGACCCAGAAACCAGGCGCCCACGCGCTCGGTCGACCCTGAGACCAGGCGCCCACGCGCTCGGTCGACCCAGAGACCAGGCGCCCACGCGCTCGGTCGATTAGGCGAGGGTGGCCTTGACGTCGGAGACGCGGGCCAGCAGGCCGTTGACGAACTTCGGGGACTCGTCGGTGGACATGCCCGTGACGAGCTCGACGGCCTCAGAGATCGCGACCGGGTCGGGCACCTCGTCGTTCCAGACGATCTCCCAGGTTGCGACGCGCAGGGCAGCGCGATCGACCGAGGGCATGCGCTCCAACTGCCAGCCCTGGCTGTAGGTCTCCAGGACCTCGTTGATCTCGCCCCAGTGGGCCAGGACGCCCTCCACGAGGGTCACGGTGTATTCCGGGAGCGGGTGCTGGGTCGTCGGCGCGGCGACCCGCTCGGCCAGCAACTGACCGATGTTGAGCTCGCGGGCCTCCGCCTCGAACAGGATCTCCAGCGCCCGTTTGCGCGCCTTGGTGCGTGCTGCCACCGAGGGTCAGTCGTTCACACGGCCGAGGTAGGACCCGTCGCGGGTGTCCACCTTGACCTTCGTGCCGGACTCCAGGAACAGCGGCACCTGGATCTCGGCGCCAGTCTCGAGGGTCGCCGGCTTGGTGCCACCGGTGGAGCGGTCGCCCTGCAGGCCCGGGTCGGTGTGGGTGATCTCCAGGACGACGCTCGGCGGGAGCTCGACATACAGGACGGCGCCCTCGTGCTGGGCGATCATCGCCTGACCGTTCTCCAGCAGGTAGTCCTTGGCCGAGCCCATGATCTCCGCAGACACCGGGATCTGCTCGTAGGACTTGCTGTCCATGAAGATGAAGTCGGTGCCGTCGTTGTAGAGGTACTCGAAGTCGCTGCGGTCAACCGTGGCGGTCTCGACCTTGGTGCCGGCGTTGAACGTCTTGTCGATGATCTTGCCCGACGTGACGTTCTTGAGCTTGGTCCGCACGAAGGCCGGTCCCTTGCCGGGCTTGACGTGCTGGAACTCCAGCACCTGCCACAGCCCCTGGTCCATCGACAGGACCATGCCGTTCTTGAGGTCGTTCGTGGTTGCCACAGGCGTCTCTTTCGTATGTCGTGTGCCGCCCCGGCGCACAGGTTCACCCAGGTGGGGCACCAGTGGGGGGCTTGGGATCGTCGGTCAGTTTAACGGCTGGTCCCCTGCAGTGCTAATGACCGGCGAGGGCACGGAGGGCGAGCAGGTAGGAGGCGGCCCCGAAGCCGGCGATCGTGCCGGTCGCCGAACGCGCGACGACCGAGGTGTGCCGGAAGGTCTCGCGGGAGGCGGGGTTCGACAGGTGCACCTCGATGAGCCGGGACCCCATCCCGGCCAGGTGCGCGCACGCGTCTCCCACGGCATACGAGTAGTGGGTGAACGCCGCAGGGTTCAGGATGACGTCCCAGCCAGCCACCGCCGCCTCGTGCAGCCACCCGACCAGCTCACCCTCGTCATCGGTCTGCCGGCAGGTGGCCTGCAGCCCCAGCTCCTCAGCCTGCTCGACCACCTGCCGCTGGATGTCGTCGAGGGTCAGCGTGCCGTAGATCTCTGGCTCGCGGCTGCCCAGGGCCGCGAGGTTGGGGCCGCTGAGGACCAGGACGTGGCGTGTTGGACTGACTGGTTGGGACACGAAGACATCGTATGCGGCAGAGTGTCGGGCATGAGTTGGAGCAAGACCCTCGGAATCGGAGCGGCCGGGCTGGCTGCCGTCGCCACCCACGATCTGCTGCAGCGCCGACACGCCATCCTGCGGACCTTCCCGGTCGTCGGCCACGCGCGCTATCTCCTGGAGAAGGTGGGTCCGGAGCTGCGGCAGTACATCGTCACCGACAACGACGAGGAACGGCCGTTCAACCGGGACCAACGCCGGTTCATCTATGCCAGCTCCAAGCTGGAGAACCCCTATTTTGGCTTCGGCACCGACAACAACGTCGAGCGTGACGAGGGCTATGCGGTGCTCAAGCACCGCACGTTCGCCCCGGTCTCCCCCAGCACGTTGGTCCACTCCGGCGAGCATGACGTGCTGCCGTGCGCGAAGGTGATGGGTGCCGCGCGCGGTCGCCGCCTGGCCTTCCGGCCGCAGTCGGTGATCAATGTGTCCGCCATGAGCTACGGCTCCCTGTCCGCACCTGCCGTCGCATCCCTCAACCGGGGGTGCGCCGAGGCCGGCGTGCTGCACAACACCGGTGAGGGCGGCATCTCGGAGCACCATCGCCAGGGCGGCGACCTGATCTTCCAGATCGGCACGGCCTATTTCGGCTGCCGGGACGAGGACGGGGCCTTCAGCCTGGACAAGCTCAAGGCGCTGGTGGCCTCGGCTCCGGTGCGCGCGATCGAGGTCAAGCTCAGTCAGGGCGCGAAGCCGGGGCTGGGCGGCATGCTCCCGCAGGCCAAGATCACCGACGAGATCGCGCAGATCCGGGGCATCCGCAAGGACCGCGACTGTGCCAGTCCCTCCCGCCACGCCGAGTTCGACTCGGTCGACACGATGCTCGACTGGATCGAGCTGATCGCGGACGAGACCGGCCTGCCGGTCGGCATCAAGTCGGCGGTGGGTGACCTGCAGTTCTGGGAGCACCTGGCCGAGCAGATGGCCACGACCGACCGTGGCGTGGACTTCATCACCATCGACGGTGGCGAGGGCGGCACCGGCGCCGCCCCGCTGTCCTTCGCCGACTCGGTCGCGCTGCCCTTCCGCCTCGGCTTCCCACGGGTCTACCGGCTCTTCGCTGAGCGCGGTCTGGCCGACCAGATCGTCTTCATCGGCGCAGGCAAACTGGGGCTGCCGGACAACGCCGCGGTCGCCTTCGCCCTCGGCGCGGACATGGTCAACGTCGCACGCGAGGCGATGATCTCGATCGGCTGCATCCAGGCCCAGCGCTGTCACGACGACCACTGCCCCACCGGCGTCGCCACGCAGAACGCCTGGCTGACCCGCGGCATCGACGTGCCGCTCAAGGCGAGCCGCGCTGCGAACTATCTGCGGGCCTGGCGCCGGGAGATGCTCAAGCTCGCCGAGGCCTGCGGCGTCGTGCACCCGGCCCTGCTCGACGCCGATGACATCGAGATCCTGCTCGGGACCCGCAGCGCGACGCCGCTGCGCGAGGTCGTCGGCTATGAGCCGGGTTGGGCGCTGCCCAATCAGGAGCAGTGCGCCGCCCTGCAGACCCTGATGGCAACCGCCTCACGCGGTGGCAGCGCGCAGCGGTCGGCGACCTCCCGATGACTGGACCAGTCAGGCTCCCGATGACCAGGCGACGCCAGGCCCTCGTGCGATGAACCGGCCCATCCCGCTCACCGACCGGCAGTGGACCGCCTCCCTGACCGACGAGTCCCTCCCGGTGCTTCCGGAGCTGCTCACCGACCAGGTGCCCGGCCCACTGGCCGCTGTGGCAGCCGCCGCGGGCGGCAGTGTCACTGCCGTGGTGGTGAGCCAGGTGACCTGGTGGCCCGGGCGGAGTGCCACGGTCTCCTGGGACAGCATCATCGAGGGTGGTTCACTGGCCGGTCGAGCAACCTTCGTCGGCACGACGCTGAAGGCACCACCCGAGGCCGTCACGGTCGGCGACGGCGAGGAGAGCGTCGCGGTCTGGCGCGTGCCGCACGACCCGTTCCTGCCGGCGCTGGCCCACGTGCTGCAGCCCGAGGTCGCTGCCTCCGTCGTGGCGGGTCTGGGTGGGCAGATCACCGAGCCGCACACCCGGCTGCGGGCCTACCGGCCCAGTCGCCGAGCAGTCATCGAGGTCACCGGGCAGGGCCACAAGGTCTATCTGAAACTGGTGAAACCACGCCGGCTCGCTGCCCTGCACCAGCGGCACCTCGACCTCGAGGGTGTTCTGCCGGTGCCCGAGCCGCTGGGGATCAACCGCGACCTGGGGTTGCTGGCGATGCGCAGCATGACGGGATCGACGTTGCGCGACGTCCTCGAGGACCCGAACGGCCGGCTGCCGCGTCCTGAGGTCATTGCCGGGCTGCCGGGCACGCTGCCGAGGTTGGCCAGGACCGCTGACGTGCACTCCTCGATCGAGGCCCTGCCGCGGGTGGCCGAGCTGTTGCGGCGCCTGCTCCCGATGGAGGCCGACCGGATCGACCGGCTCGAGGAGGCGATTGGCACCGACGACGTCACGGACCGGGTGCCCGCCCACGGCGACTACCACGAGGCGCAGCTGCTCGTCGAGGATGGACGGGTCAGCGGCATCCTCGACGTGGACACCCTTGGCGTCGCACGTCCCGGCGACGATCCCGGCACGATGCTCGGACACCTGGCCGTCTGGCACACGATGTCCGCACAGCCGGATCGGATCGCGGCGTATGCCACCGACCTCCAGCAGCGGTGGGAGTCCACCCTGGACCCGCGGGACCTCCGGCTGCGTGCCGCCGCACGCATCCTGGGACTGGCTGCCGGCCCGTTCCGCGTGCAACAGGAGGGCTGGCCCGTGGAGACCTCCCGGCGATTGGCCCTGGCTGAGCAGTGGGTGCAGTCCGCCGAGTCAGCCTGACTGGGGTCTGTGTCGCCGCACCCGCGCGGGTCTGTGTCGCCCTGCCGGCGCGGGACCGCGAACAGCGACTGCCCTCCCACTTCGGATCGTGAGAGTTTCCTCACCGTCGTCCAACAATCTGCTCATCTCGACTCTCGATGATGGATGTATCAACAACCCAGTGCATCGGTTCTCGAAAGGACGATCATCATGAGCTCCAACACCCCCAAGTCCCGCGCGTGGACCGTTGTCGTTGCTGCCACCGCCGTCACCGCGATCGGCGGAGCCAGTGTCGCCGCGGCCTGGACCACGCAGGCGGCCAGCCCCGAGACGACGGCTGTCACCAGCGCGGTGACCCTGAGTGAGCAGCGGAGCCTCACCGCGGACGACACCACCGCCAGCGCCGCCACCTGGGAGCGTCTGGGCAGCCAGGCCGGTGAGTGGAACGCAGCCAGCGTGTCCACCGCAGGCAGTGTGTTCGCCAAGGTGGGTGACATCAGCGCCGCCGAGGACGTCCAGTCCGCGAGCGTCCAGTCCGTCCAGTCGGTGGCCTCGGCGGTCAGTGCCCAGTCGGCCGTGAGCGCTCAGTCGGCACAGTCGCCGATCAGTGCCCAGTCCGCACAGTCGCCGATCAGTGCCCAGTCCGCGCAGTCGCCGATCAGTGCCCAGTCCGCGCAGTCGCCGGTCAGCGCCCAGTCCGCACAGTCGCCCATCAGCGCCCAGTCAGCTCAGTCGCCCATCAGCGCCCAGTCGGCACAGTCACCGATCAGTGCCCAGTCCCCGGCATCGCCGGACTCCCCCGCGTCCCCCGACTCGCCTGACTCCCCCGCGTCCCCCGACTCGCCTGACTCCCCCGCGTCCCCGGCATCGCCGGACTCCCCCGCGTCCCCCGACTCGCCGGACTCCCCCGCGTCCCCCGACTCGCCGGACTCGCCGGCGTCCCCCGACTCGGTCGACTCCCCGGACAGCGACGACGCCTGACCGGCAGGCCTCAGGGCGCAGCCACTGCCTCGAAGGCCTCGATGAGCACCTGCTCGTCGGGGCCTTCGAGCCGCTGCGGAGACCCCACAGCGGACAGCACAATGAAGCGCAGGGTCGCGCCCCGCGCCTTCTTGTCCCGCCCCATCGCCCGGCGCAGCGGCTCCCAGCCGCTGCCCGCATAACTGGTGGGCAGTCCCACCGCGGACAGCACGGTCCGGTGCCGATCCAGCACGTCCTGGCCCAGAACACCGGACCGCACCGCCAACTCAGCGGCAAAGATCATGCCCACGGCGACGGCGTCACCGTGGCGCCAGCGATAGTCCTCGACCTGCTCGATCGCATGGGCGAAGGTGTGGCCGTAGTTGAGGATCTCGCGGATGCCAGCCTCGGTCAGATCGTTCTCGACCACATCGGCCTTGACCTGCACGGCCCGGGCGATCAACTCACTGACCACCGGGGCGCTCGCCTCGCACGCGGCAGCCGGGTCGGCCTCGACCAGCTTCAGGATCGCGGGGTCAGCGATGAAGCCGCACTTGATGACCTCAGCGAGACCGGACACAAAGTCAGCCCGAGCCATCGAGCCCATCCACGTCGGATCACACAGCACCGCTCGCGGCTCGTGGAAGGCACCGACCAGGTTCTTGCCCTCAGCCGTGTTGATGCCGGTCTTGCCGCCAACGGCCGCATCGACGACACCGAGCAGCGAGGTCGGCAACTGCACGACGTCAACCCCTCGCAGCCAGCTCGCCGCGACAAAACCGGCCAGGTCCGTGGCCGCCCCTCCCCCGACGCCAACCACCAGGTCGTTGCGGGTGAACCCTGCCTGCCCGAGCGCACCCCAGGCACCGGCCAGCACCCTGACGTCCTTGGCGGCCTCCGCGTCCGGGACCTCGTGCACGTGCGGCTCGCCACCGGCGGCTCGCACAGCCTCCACCACCTCGGCCACCAGGTCGGTGCGCCCGCGCTGGTGGATCACCATGACCCGTCGCCCCTCGCTCACGTGCTCGGCCAGTCGGGTCAGCGCACCGACCCCGATGTGGACGCCATAGCGTCCACCGACCGAGATGCTGCGTATGCCGA contains the following coding sequences:
- the nusB gene encoding transcription antitermination factor NusB, yielding MAARTKARKRALEILFEAEARELNIGQLLAERVAAPTTQHPLPEYTVTLVEGVLAHWGEINEVLETYSQGWQLERMPSVDRAALRVATWEIVWNDEVPDPVAISEAVELVTGMSTDESPKFVNGLLARVSDVKATLA
- a CDS encoding phosphotransferase, which codes for MNRPIPLTDRQWTASLTDESLPVLPELLTDQVPGPLAAVAAAAGGSVTAVVVSQVTWWPGRSATVSWDSIIEGGSLAGRATFVGTTLKAPPEAVTVGDGEESVAVWRVPHDPFLPALAHVLQPEVAASVVAGLGGQITEPHTRLRAYRPSRRAVIEVTGQGHKVYLKLVKPRRLAALHQRHLDLEGVLPVPEPLGINRDLGLLAMRSMTGSTLRDVLEDPNGRLPRPEVIAGLPGTLPRLARTADVHSSIEALPRVAELLRRLLPMEADRIDRLEEAIGTDDVTDRVPAHGDYHEAQLLVEDGRVSGILDVDTLGVARPGDDPGTMLGHLAVWHTMSAQPDRIAAYATDLQQRWESTLDPRDLRLRAAARILGLAAGPFRVQQEGWPVETSRRLALAEQWVQSAESA
- the aroB gene encoding 3-dehydroquinate synthase; the encoded protein is MRSISVGGRYGVHIGVGALTRLAEHVSEGRRVMVIHQRGRTDLVAEVVEAVRAAGGEPHVHEVPDAEAAKDVRVLAGAWGALGQAGFTRNDLVVGVGGGAATDLAGFVAASWLRGVDVVQLPTSLLGVVDAAVGGKTGINTAEGKNLVGAFHEPRAVLCDPTWMGSMARADFVSGLAEVIKCGFIADPAILKLVEADPAAACEASAPVVSELIARAVQVKADVVENDLTEAGIREILNYGHTFAHAIEQVEDYRWRHGDAVAVGMIFAAELAVRSGVLGQDVLDRHRTVLSAVGLPTSYAGSGWEPLRRAMGRDKKARGATLRFIVLSAVGSPQRLEGPDEQVLIEAFEAVAAP
- the efp gene encoding elongation factor P, producing the protein MATTNDLKNGMVLSMDQGLWQVLEFQHVKPGKGPAFVRTKLKNVTSGKIIDKTFNAGTKVETATVDRSDFEYLYNDGTDFIFMDSKSYEQIPVSAEIMGSAKDYLLENGQAMIAQHEGAVLYVELPPSVVLEITHTDPGLQGDRSTGGTKPATLETGAEIQVPLFLESGTKVKVDTRDGSYLGRVND
- a CDS encoding FMN-binding glutamate synthase family protein gives rise to the protein MSWSKTLGIGAAGLAAVATHDLLQRRHAILRTFPVVGHARYLLEKVGPELRQYIVTDNDEERPFNRDQRRFIYASSKLENPYFGFGTDNNVERDEGYAVLKHRTFAPVSPSTLVHSGEHDVLPCAKVMGAARGRRLAFRPQSVINVSAMSYGSLSAPAVASLNRGCAEAGVLHNTGEGGISEHHRQGGDLIFQIGTAYFGCRDEDGAFSLDKLKALVASAPVRAIEVKLSQGAKPGLGGMLPQAKITDEIAQIRGIRKDRDCASPSRHAEFDSVDTMLDWIELIADETGLPVGIKSAVGDLQFWEHLAEQMATTDRGVDFITIDGGEGGTGAAPLSFADSVALPFRLGFPRVYRLFAERGLADQIVFIGAGKLGLPDNAAVAFALGADMVNVAREAMISIGCIQAQRCHDDHCPTGVATQNAWLTRGIDVPLKASRAANYLRAWRREMLKLAEACGVVHPALLDADDIEILLGTRSATPLREVVGYEPGWALPNQEQCAALQTLMATASRGGSAQRSATSR
- a CDS encoding type II 3-dehydroquinate dehydratase, with product MSQPVSPTRHVLVLSGPNLAALGSREPEIYGTLTLDDIQRQVVEQAEELGLQATCRQTDDEGELVGWLHEAAVAGWDVILNPAAFTHYSYAVGDACAHLAGMGSRLIEVHLSNPASRETFRHTSVVARSATGTIAGFGAASYLLALRALAGH